The Bosea sp. 685 DNA window CATCACCATGTGCTGCTGGAGCGCGAGCTTGCGGATCTACACGGCAAGGAATCAGCCCTACTGTTCAACTCCGGCTATATGTCGAACTGGGCTTCGCTCTCGACGCTCGCGTCCCGCCTGCCCGGCTGCGTCGTGCTGACGGACGCGCTGAACCACGCCTCGATGATCGAGGGTATCCGCCATTCGCGCGCCGAGAAGCACGTCTTCGCCCATAACGATCCCGAGGATCTGCGCCGCAAGCTGAAGACGATCGACCCTGGTCGACCCAAGCTGATCGCCTTCGAGTCGGTCTATTCGATGGATGGCGACATCGCGCCGATCGCGGCGTTCTGCGACATCGCCGACGAGTTCGGCGCCATGACCTATATCGACGAGGTCCATGCGGTCGGGCTCTACGGCCCGCGCGGCGGCGGCGTCAGCGAGCGTGAGGGCTTGAGCCATCGCCTGACCGTGATCGAGGGTACGCTTGCCAAGGGATTCGGCATCATGGGCGGCTATATCGCCGCTTCCACCGCGACCTGCGACTTCATCCGCAGCTTCGCCTCGGGCTTCATCTTCTCGACCTCATTGCCGCCGGCATTGGCTGCCGGTGCGCTGGCCTCGATCCGCCACCTCAAGCAGAGCCAGGCCGAGCGTCAGGGCCAGCAGGACCGCGTTGCCGCCGTCCGCGCCCGGCTCGACATTGCGGGTATCCCGCATCTGCCCAACCCCAGCCATATCGTGCCGGTGATGGTGGGCGACGCCGTGTTGTGCAAACGGATCAGCGACGAATTGCTCGAGCGCTTCGACATCTATGTCCAGCCGATCAACTACCCGACCGTGCCGCGCGGCACGGAGCGCCTGCGCATCACGCCCTCGCCGATGCATTCCGACGCCGATATCGACCATCTCGTCGGCGCGCTGACGGCGATCTGGGGCCAGGTCGGGTTG harbors:
- the hemA gene encoding 5-aminolevulinate synthase, with the protein product MDYENFFRAELDGLHREGRYRVFADLERHAGHFPRATYHGTQGPRDVTVWCSNDYLGMGQHPDVLAAMHGALDGCGAGAGGTRNIAGTNHHHVLLERELADLHGKESALLFNSGYMSNWASLSTLASRLPGCVVLTDALNHASMIEGIRHSRAEKHVFAHNDPEDLRRKLKTIDPGRPKLIAFESVYSMDGDIAPIAAFCDIADEFGAMTYIDEVHAVGLYGPRGGGVSEREGLSHRLTVIEGTLAKGFGIMGGYIAASTATCDFIRSFASGFIFSTSLPPALAAGALASIRHLKQSQAERQGQQDRVAAVRARLDIAGIPHLPNPSHIVPVMVGDAVLCKRISDELLERFDIYVQPINYPTVPRGTERLRITPSPMHSDADIDHLVGALTAIWGQVGLKRAA